A region from the Triticum urartu cultivar G1812 chromosome 1, Tu2.1, whole genome shotgun sequence genome encodes:
- the LOC125527062 gene encoding septin and tuftelin-interacting protein 1 homolog 1-like: MALLEHDMSGNLAFPSLAVAKMMRRWNYREGSGLGAHGQGIIAPIQFTVRSPKAGIGHCEKPYDNGLYVPPLPHVEEEWHTWKGLSRALRLEVECYEKILSLLHDMALQGDDSVETADALAAIVKSKKVIQENRALGLWKATLPSSTLRYIIEKVIMPRMAMDAREWMPSWDPDCHHWLHPLIPLIDHLPESLYDIVESKISNGGYDIVSPWKEYLDPTQWDTFSRRHILLKLAQFTRNLRITPPKQIDSSFCTLMLWAPLVHVEDMVFILEAELFFDKWKSALRHWLHAAKPSFGEATAWCTGWKKLFTPELLADERVLAHLEVGVDIVNILVNYTW; the protein is encoded by the coding sequence ATGGCGCTACTCGAACATGATATGTCAGGCAACCTCGCATTCCCTAGCCTCGCAGTGGCGAAGATGATGCGACGTTGGAACTATCGAGAAGGCTCAGGTCTCGGTGCACATGGGCAAGGGATCATCGCGCCTATACAATTCACCGTGCGGTCTCCAAAAGCTGGCATCGGTCATTGTGAGAAACCATATGACAATGGCCTATACGTTCCGCCGTTGCCACATGTGGAAGAGGAGTGGCATACGTGGAAGGGTCTTTCACGAGCCCTGCGTCTTGAAGTAGAGTGCTACGAAAAGATCCTCTCATTGCTGCATGACATGGCTCTTCAAGGGGACGATAGCGTGGAGACGGCGGACGCATTGGCGGCGATCGTCAAGTCCAAGAAGGTGATCCAGGAGAACCGTGCGCTAGGGTTGTGGAAGGCCACACTGCCATCCTCCACCTTGCGGTACATCATTGAgaaggtgatcatgccgaggATGGCCATGGATGCGCGAGAGTGGATGCCATCGTGGGATCCGGATTGTCACCACTGGCTTCACCCATTGATTCCTCTCATCGACCACTTACCGGAGAGTCTCTATGACATTGTCGAAAGCAAGATAAGCAATGGCGGCTACGACATCGTCTCGCCATGGAAGGAATACCTTGACCCAACGCAATGGGATACCTTCAGCCGACGCCACATCTTACTGAAGCTGGCACAATTCACACGGAACCTGAGGATCACACCGCCGAAGCAAATCGACTCCTCGTTCTGCACGTTGATGCTATGGGCACCTCTCGTGCATGTTGAAGACATGGTATTTATCCTAGAAGCCGAGTTGTTTTTCGACAAATGGAAAAGTGCGCTGCGACATTGGTTGCACGCCGCAAAGCCCTCGTTTGGGGAGGCCACCGCATGGTGCACCGGCTGGAAAAAGCTCTTCACGCCAGAGCTACTCGCCGATGAACGCGTGCTCGCACATCTCGAAGTTGGTGTTGACATTGTCAACATACTTGTAAATTATACTTGGTAG